The genomic DNA tgatggggacggtgtagagggagatctactctgtatctaaccccgtgctgtacctgtcctgggagtgtttgatggggacggtgtagagggagatttactctgtatctaaccccgtgctgtacctgtcctgggagtgtttgatggggacagtgtagagggagatctactctgtatctaaccccgtgctgtacctgtcctgggagtgtttgatggggacggtgtagagggagatctactctgtatctaaccctgtgctgtacctgtcctgggattgtttgatggggacggtgtagagggagctttactctgtatctaaccccgtgccctacctgtcctgggagtgtgtgatggggccggtgtagagggagatttactctgtaactaaccccgtgctgtacctgtcctgggagtgtttaatggggccggtgtagagggagatttactctgtaactaaccccgtgccaTGTATTTCTGATTGTGTGTTTACAGAGCGCCGTGGACCCGAGCGAGGCGGAGATCCTACAGTCCGTGCAGCAAACGCTGGCGTCGACCAGCCTCTCCCCGGCCCTGctcgtctcctcctcctcctcctcctcctcctcctcctcctcctccaccaccaccaccggcaGCACCGGCGCGGTCCAGCCGGCCGCCCCCCGGGTCCTGGTCTCCTGCCAGGGTCCGGTCACCAGCCGGCACATGCCAGCCGGGTCGCAGAGCCTGCTGACCGTCCTGCCCGGCGGGGTGGTCGCCGCCACCCACGCCCTGCGCCTGGCCCCTCCCAGCCCCCAGCTGGTGCAGGTCCAGCTGcccggcggcggcggcggcgctggggtggggggtgccggCAGCGGCGGCCAGCTGCGGCTCCAGCgcctccagccccctcccccgctccagcccatgcccccgccccccctccagtccatgcccccccaccccccgcccctccaGGCCGGCCCCCAACCCAAGCTGCGCCAGCCCATGCCCCAGCCTCCCCCCCTCCAGGTCCAGATCATCCAGCTCCAGCACCTGCAGACGGCGCCGCAGCCGCAGCcgcagccccctcccccccacc from Carcharodon carcharias isolate sCarCar2 unplaced genomic scaffold, sCarCar2.pri scaffold_1198_ctg1, whole genome shotgun sequence includes the following:
- the LOC121275180 gene encoding TOX high mobility group box family member 4-like codes for the protein IYKRKTEAAKKEYLKALASYRASLVSKSAVDPSEAEILQSVQQTLASTSLSPALLVSSSSSSSSSSSSSTTTTGSTGAVQPAAPRVLVSCQGPVTSRHMPAGSQSLLTVLPGGVVAATHALRLAPPSPQLVQVQLPGGGGGAGVGGAGSGGQLRLQRLQPAGPQPKLRQPMPQPPPLQVQIIQLQHLQTAPQPQPQPPPPHHNPAPPALTLPTIAPCPRPPSSSAPPLAILEHSGPPSEDVAQVDSPPQADVELVTSSPPAPPSVLSSSPQLCVRTGCTNSPVPSSDWDGEYCSNECVVSHC